TGAAATTCTGTGGCAGGAAATTACAGTGAAGGACGCTGTTCTTCATAATTTGTAGTGGCTACAAGAATGTCAATGTGATTTCGAGTTCATTCATAGTCTTATcctattattatcatttttgAAGATAGATATGTAACGTTACAAGCTCCTCACCCCACTGTGGTTTGAGAATAGTAAAATTGATGCTTACCTTTTGAAGTTCATATGTATTCTAATGTCTTTACTTTAATTTGTTCTTCAATGATCTTTGATCATTTTTGATCTTTGATCATCATTCATTTGATCTTCAAAATATCCCGAGTCGGTTCACCATTTAAAACCAGGAGACATAGATGTCATTGCCGCAATGGGTGATTCCTTGACAATCGGCGCTGCAGTTACTTCGATTTATACGTTCGAAGTGCACATTGAAAATAGAGGCATAGTAGGCAGTATCGGCGGTCAAGGCACTTGGCGACAGTACCTGACTCTTCCTAATATTCTTAAAGTTTGTTCATTTCTTACATCTGCATTGTTTACGCATACGATTTGTGTTATCGCCATAAATGCGAATACTAAAATCTTTCATAGTCCGATTTTCCTATATGCAGGAATTCAACCCTAAATTAGTAGGTTATTCACTTGGCGACTCTATAAGTATTGATCCAGCTGCGCAGTTAAACGTCGCCGAAGGTGGAGCTATGTCTAGAGATATAACtttcatggcgacatatttggtcaataaaataaaagaagaccCGAGGATAGATATCAAAAAACATTGGAAGGTTCGTATATTCGTAGACAAGGTaattatatacaatacatatttaCTATATGGCAGGTGGTGTTTTAATATGCATATAATCATTGAAATTAACATATGATTAATAGAACATAAATTCGCATAAAATCTAAATTATTTACCTTTACCATTTGTATTcgcatattaaaataaaaattactcaAGGCCTTTATACGTTCGttaataacgaataaaaatcataaaaCTATTGACATTATAATTCGAGAAGTATTATACTGCAGTTTTGATGAactattttcaaaatttaattacattacCCTTTATTCACTAGAAACACACttgcaatataattaaaaattataattacaatttaaaagGATTAGATGCAAGTATGAAATTGCAAGTATAAGCGATGCGAAATTGCAAAGCGAAATGGACGCTTAGAACGCGACCGTTTTTTGCTAATTTTACAAgttatttcaaaaattaaatgTCTATAAGAAAATTTAATACTAGCACGCGATAGAAAATAGATTTTCGCTAAGGAAAGCATCAATAAAGCCACAAAATCATGTTTTGTTTTGGATGTAAATGCGAAGAAGTTTGACAAAACACGCGGTGACGGCAATGGTATTCAATGTTGCCGAGTATCTAGCCTGCCGCTCAGCATAATGGAACAGCAAAACGCGTGAGGCTATTAGCCGTTGACATTGAGTAACATTGCAGACTCCCATGTTTTGTCCAACTTTTTCCACGAGTTCATTCGTTATACAGATCGTTTCCCGGCAGCTATGATGTGTTTATAGAAACGATCGCACCACGCTGACGCATACGTTGCCATGGACGTGCATGTATGGATAAGGTCCAATGTAGTATTACCAGCAGATTCTTGCAAATACCTCGGAAACTAAAGTCGAGTAATGGTATAATGTTTATAGTATAATGTTGTTCTGAATGATGGGTTTTACATTATAGAtaaatttcatcaaaatcgGAAATGCAACCGCTTTTGTGCCCAATTACCttaacttttattttatatttaagcgTATTTCATTTTTGTTAAATGTTGGTGAATAACTTTATTGAAAGGAGTTGTTAGAAAACGATGTAGATTGATCATCTTTGAATTCAATTCACATTAAGATCTGACTGGTAACTCGGGCAATGTCGGGCTCAACTTTGGATGAAAAAACActgataaatatatttataaacgtaTATTATGAATACGTATACAGACGACCAGTTCGTATTTCTATAACACATATCCAGTAATGTCACCGATACTGTATCAATGCTATCGACATCAACCTACGAATTTCAATCTGTTATTCATTAATATCAAGGTATCagttatcgatattgattcttTTCTAATCGATCGGAAACAAGTACTGTACTTGAAACACCATAAACGTATCGACACTCGTCTGATACCGCAGGTAAATTTCGGTACAGATTCTTAGAGctaaaataagatgaaaatcGAGAACAACAGAATTGCGCTTTCTTTTTTTACACGAACGAATGTAGATccacatttttattatttcacattTATACGATAT
The Bombus affinis isolate iyBomAffi1 chromosome 17, iyBomAffi1.2, whole genome shotgun sequence genome window above contains:
- the LOC126926296 gene encoding phospholipase B1, membrane-associated-like, yielding MGDSLTIGAAVTSIYTFEVHIENRGIVGSIGGQGTWRQYLTLPNILKEFNPKLVGYSLGDSISIDPAAQLNVAEGGAMSRDITFMATYLVNKIKEDPRIDIKKHWKVRIFVDKVIIYNTYLLYGRWCFNMHIIIEINI